The Naumovozyma dairenensis CBS 421 chromosome 1, complete genome genome includes a region encoding these proteins:
- the LYS14 gene encoding Lys14p (similar to Saccharomyces cerevisiae LYS14 (YDR034C); ancestral locus Anc_3.264): MFANLDLLGEDNNTPTPKDISSILSPPGNYLSPASLESSSTSLRGDNVDQRIDYQKHSIPGSFLNDRIQPLDYLYNNNKTMTSPAEAEIKKETKENSTPPIIKTEDVSASNASTSDKKGHIAKRKYSRNGCTECKRRRMKCDETKPICWQCARLNRECVYILNSKNKKRKNKDKPVPSGKQKSSSKSSSEEIKDSTKESASNSNSELKSTLPNTNPETQPFSHINSHLHDLQKIEVPNLVPPSNMDGYDVNLLMQNLNDMVNMKLNDSFLLNEDFHEFNLPDLIIPELMGPAPLPSTVPISFLINDTIIFNTDVTSLKLDGIHDKYLKVFYYDCLDSIAPFFQEQANPLRDILLSFAKKESYLLSALLAIGASITYRRSNNLEDEKNYCAYLSHCLSLLGEQFQNESNVIHKIEPIILTVIMLAWDCIYTMNSQWRSHLKGVTDLFKKINAGKSSKVINVAKCWFKVMETFASVSTVLGGSIMDDNDLDVIFDPYDYQYVDSLKYLNIMTPLNEFNLLRGHKEDFDLVIKEVIKGLNSIRRSEKNDIPKDDGVLNKNQDYLIWSAQPNTPHDKEKGSLSYFEIQKILVDIDKQLEYEFIDKSGIIPPHSQSHPDNSHIEDYAINLVTLRNGKTIAISWYDISHQTQVLSFLLIVLLKLLGIPKESPIVQQVVKRLLSFFSFLDSEAPPHNSRTCYCNFAVLIAGLNAIDEETRDVVRKYYDLNGKKFQRLTEHNLNRLEKVWYSKEGTYKMVDQDVLTW, translated from the coding sequence ATGTTTGCCAATCTGGATCTACTTGGTGAAGATAACAATACACCCACACCAAAAGATATCTCATCCATTCTCTCCCCACCTGGAAATTATCTCTCACCAGCGTCCCTAGAAAGTAGCTCAACATCGCTTCGAGGTGATAACGTTGACCAAAGAATCGATTATCAAAAACATTCAATACCAGGGTCTTTTCTAAATGATAGAATACAACCACTTGATTATTTgtacaacaataataaaactaTGACTTCACCAGCTGAAGCGGAAAtcaaaaaggaaacaaaagaaaacagTACACCGCCAATAATTAAGACTGAAGATGTATCTGCTTCAAATGCTTCAACTAGCGATAAAAAAGGCCATATCGCTAAAAGAAAGTATTCCAGAAATGGGTGCACCGAGTgcaaaagaagaagaatgaaATGTGACGAAACCAAACCTATATGCTGGCAGTGTGCACGATTAAACCGTGAATGCGTTTACATTCTAAACTcgaagaacaagaaaagaaagaacaaGGATAAACCTGTGCCTTCTGGAAAGCAGAAGAGTTCGAGCAAGTCCTCTAGTGAAGAAATCAAGGACTCTACCAAGGAATCGGCCAGCAATTCAAATAGCGAACTGAAGTCCACTTTACCAAACACGAATCCAGAAACTCAACCTTTTTCTCACATCAACTCTCATCTTCATGATCTTCAAAAGATAGAGGTGCCTAACTTAGTCCCTCCTAGTAATATGGATGGATATGACGTGAACCTCTTGATGCAAAATCTAAATGATATGGTCAATATGAAACTGAATGATTCCTTTTTACTGAATGAAGATTTCCATGAGTTTAATTTGCCTGATCTGATTATACCGGAATTGATGGGACCGGCCCCACTACCAAGTACCGTCCCAATCTCTTTCTTAATAAACGATACcattatattcaatacAGACGTGACATCGTTGAAATTGGATGGTATTCATGATAAGTACTTGAAAGTATTTTATTATGACTGTCTAGATTCTATAGCTCCATTTTTCCAAGAGCAAGCCAATCCATTAAGAGATATTTTACTATCATTTGCGAAGAAGGAATCGTACTTGTTATCTGCTCTATTAGCCATTGGTGCTTCAATCACATATAGAAGATCTAACAACCtggaagatgaaaaaaattactgTGCATATTTATCACATTGTTTAAGTTTGCTTGGCGAACAATTCCAGAACGAATCCAATGTTATACATAAAATTGAACCAATTATTTTAACAGTTATAATGTTAGCATGGGattgtatatatacaatGAATTCACAATGGAGATCACATTTAAAGGGTGTAACAGATCTGTTCAAGAAGATTAACGCTGGTAAATCATCAAAAGTAATTAACGTTGCCAAATGTTGGTTCAAAGTTATGGAAACATTCGCCAGTGTTAGTACTGTGCTCGGAGGTTCAATAATGGATGACAATGATTTAGACGTGATTTTTGACCCATATGATTATCAATATGTGgattctttaaaatatttgaatatcaTGACTCcattaaatgaattcaaCTTATTACGTGGACATAAGgaagattttgatttaGTCATTAAAGAAGTTATCAAAGGTCTTAACTCCATTAGACGCTCGGAGAAAAATGACATACCAAAAGATGATGGAGTACTCAACaaaaatcaagattatCTTATATGGTCCGCTCAACCTAATACACCACATGATAAGGAAAAAGGAAGCCTTTcctattttgaaattcaaaagattCTGGTCGATATTGATAAACAATTGgaatatgaatttattgataaatCTGGTATAATTCCCCCACATAGCCAATCTCATCCTGATAATAGCCACATAGAAGATTACGCAATCAATTTGGTGACTCTAAGAAATGGGAAGACTATTGCTATCAGTTGGTATGATATTTCTCATCAAACACAAGTCCTTTCATTCTTACTTATTGTACTTTTGAAGCTTTTGGGGATACCAAAAGAATCTCCAATAGTACAGCAAGTAGTTAAAAGacttttatcatttttcagCTTTTTAGATAGTGAAGCACCTCCACATAATTCGAGAACATGTTATTGTAATTTTGCTGTCTTAATTGCCGGTCTTAACGCTATAGATGAAGAGACGAGAGATGTTGTTAGGAAATATTATGATCTGAACGGTAAAAAATTCCAAAGGTTAACGGAACATAATTTAAATAGATTAGAGAAAGTATGGTATAGCAAAGAGGGAACTTATAAGATGGTGGATCAGGATGTACTGACCTGGTAA
- the PRP6 gene encoding U4/U6-U5 snRNP complex subunit PRP6 (similar to Saccharomyces cerevisiae PRP6 (YBR055C); ancestral locus Anc_3.265), with product MERPSFLDQSPPPGYVAGVGRGATGFSTRGGKYINHKLPKRLQGNITNEIPIEDTTDEEEAEEVFAGIEKKLTSKRMHKTSNLSTTSRDPISDIPHQFADLKRSLATVSEEEWLHIPEAGDTTRRNKRNRMEEQQHRKTYAAPDSLISKSVDLVKLTEEREKILARKLDSGFDDLKRQTDSGSVGIIDKLESLITDVSNITPTSNDDIKKTRLILQSYRRSEPRKPDAWLASIKLEDNARNFRLAKNLAEEGCSNCPKSVDLWLENIRLHCADLHRCKVLVTSAIRFNPQSVALWLKGVELENEALNKYRVVRKALQEMPYSEELWKLAIKYEKDKVEGLKILERAVAFVPKSLSLWKALINIQEPAAAKVSLKKARKYLPNDADLCVLDCQLEEMSNPTLLEADLSAILHNYISHLKNNKVQLLSLKQWLEKARKLEDEEKYKLTFMTLLSVILAEYPLEECVNELKSFEPCRTKLYCFKTLLINHQTDLNLWNIFIEACDLLDNKDEMYTTFDGILFYGSHPSIIKKNQDLILKYGKEICRDSQDSEKALSIFNKALYILPESSKLLSAKFKLLCTLGRFDEAEILATNILEKNSVDDPEGVEKFHYYYASLLRYNGQNEKAIQFLSESCLPHFPKNYKFYLQLGQIYIDTKDYKTSREIYLSGTKELPDSPLLWIYLARTDEIYLKNTIRARSELDTAILKNPTLDILLITKAQMESRLENYQQAELIVDQGLMKFPKSPGLWVERIRLLGNKRASQRKTIFQDALKKTGNDHAILLEIGMSLYSESQYQASLKWFERAVRKNPRYGDSWIWLFRCMKK from the coding sequence TTCTCTACAAGAGGAgggaaatatataaatcatAAACTTCCGAAGAGACTACAAGGTAATATCACCAATGAAATTCCCATCGAAGATACTActgatgaagaggaagcTGAAGAAGTATTTGCAGGTATTGAGAAAAAGTTAACGTCGAAAAGGATGCACAAAACTAGTAATTTGAGCACTACTTCTAGAGATCCCATATCTGATATACCGCATCAATTTGCAGACCTAAAACGTTCACTGGCCACGGTTTCTGAAGAGGAATGGTTACACATACCCGAGGCAGGAGATACTACTAGACGTAATAAAAGGAATCGAATggaagaacaacaacataGGAAAACTTATGCGGCTCCTGATTCTTTAATCTCGAAATCCGTAGATTTAGTTAAATTAACAGAGGAACGTGAAAAGATATTGGCTCGTAAGCTAGATTCTGGTTTTGACGATTTGAAGAGGCAAACAGATAGCGGTAGTGTTGGGATAATAGATAAATTAGAATCATTAATAACAGATGTGTCCAATATTACTCCTACAAGCAATGATGACATTAAGAAAACAAGACTAATTTTACAATCTTACAGGAGAAGTGAACCACGAAAACCAGATGCTTGGCTAGCGTCTATTAAGTTAGAAGATAATGCAAGAAATTTTCGTCTCGCGAAGAACTTAGCTGAAGAGGGTTGTTCCAATTGTCCCAAAAGTGTCGATCTCTGGCTTGAGAATATAAGGTTGCACTGCGCTGACTTGCACCGTTGCAAAGTCTTAGTGACATCAGCAATAAGATTCAACCCCCAAAGCGTGGCTTTGTGGTTGAAAGGCgttgaattggaaaacGAAGCCCTTAATAAATATCGAGTAGTTAGGAAGGCTTTACAAGAAATGCCGTATAGTGAGGAGCTTTGGAAATTAGCAATTAAGTACGAAAAAGATAAAGTGGAAGGACTAAAAATCCTAGAACGAGCAGTTGCTTTTGTCCCAAAAAGTTTAAGTCTTTGGAAGGCTTTAATTAATATACAAGAGCCTGCAGCAGCCAAAGTATCTTTAAAGAAGGCTAGAAAATATTTGCCCAACGATGCCGATTTATGCGTACTAGATTGtcaattagaagaaatgTCTAATCCAACGTTGCTGGAGGCAGATTTGTCAGCCATCTTGcataattatatttcacatttgaaaaataacaaaGTACAACTATTAAGTTTGAAACAGTGGTTGGAGAAAGCCAGAAAATTGGAAGACgaagaaaaatacaaaCTTACGTTCATGACACTATTGAGCGTCATATTAGCTGAATATCCATTGGAAGAATGTGtgaatgaattaaaatcCTTCGAACCATGTCGAACtaaattatattgttttaaaACGTTATTGATCAACCATCAAACTGATTTGAATCTGTGGAATATCTTTATCGAGGCATGtgatttattagataataAGGACGAAATGTACACGACATTCGATGGTATTCTATTTTACGGATCCCACCCTTctattatcaaaaaaaatcaagacttaattttgaaatacGGCAAAGAAATATGTAGAGATTCTCAAGACTCGGAAAAAGCTCTgtcaattttcaataaagcGTTGTATATTTTACCTGAATCTTCAAAACTATTGTCTGCAAAATTCAAGTTGCTATGCACCTTAGGAAGATTTGACGAAGCTGAAATTTTAGCAACGAATATATTAGAGAAAAACAGTGTTGATGATCCGGAAGGAGTTGAGAAATTCCATTATTACTATGCTAGTCTATTAAGATATAATGGCCAGAATGAGAAAGCTATACAATTTCTTTCAGAAAGCTGTCTGCCacattttccaaaaaacTACAAATTTTATTTGCAATTAGGACAAATCTATATCGATACAAAAGACTATAAAACATCTCGAGAAATTTATCTCTCGGGAACGAAGGAACTCCCTGATTCTCCTTTATTATGGATTTATCTAGCTCGTACTGATGAGATATACTTAAAGAATACAATAAGAGCGAGGTCCGAATTAGATACGGCAATTTTAAAGAACCCAACATTAGATATTCTCCTTATAACCAAAGCTCAGATGGAGAGTAGATTAGAGAATTACCAGCAAGCAGAATTAATTGTTGATCAAGGCCTAATGAAATTTCCAAAGAGTCCAGGTCTTTGGGTAGAAAGGATACGGTTATTAGGGAATAAGAGGGCTTCTCAAAGGAAAACTATATTCCAAGACGCATTAAAGAAAACTGGTAATGACCATGCTATTTTATTGGAGATCGGTATGTCATTGTACTCCGAAAGTCAATATCAGGCATCCTTAAAATGGTTTGAAAGAGCCGTCAGGAAAAATCCAAGATATGGAGATTCATGGATATGGCTATTTCGTTGTATGAAAAAATAG